GGCAAAGTACCAACAAGACCTCAGGAGGGCGGCAAGGCGCGTGTCAGGCTGGCCACAAGGAAGGATGCTAAATGTATTGGTTGGGAGTCTTTGGTGCAAGATGCACGTGCAATGGTCACAATTGGCGGCCTTGTAGGTGCTGCCACCCTGCAGAATGGCGTGATAGTGAATGGGGACAGCGGCTATTAACGGACAATTGGGGCGCATAGATGGTGGTGCGGTAgtgattaaaaaaaaaaaaaaaaagcccagaGGCAacccaaaaacaaaacgaCAGGGAGCCTCGCGCGGGACGTTTGTTACAAATGGCAAGGCCCCGACAACTCTAAAAATTCGCCTGCCGCCCAGGATAGCTAGTGGAGGCCAAGCCATTAATGGAGCCCATCCTTGGTTCAGGGGACTTCGGGCGGCAGGCAGCCGACGGTTCGGGACAGGGATCTACAATATGGTCACCACCAATGTGGTTGATACTTGTCGCAGTTACGCAGGGGAACAGTTTCCAATCTGTACGTAGCATTCAACAAAGTACTACAGCAGTCTACTATATAGAAGTGCATCATCAGTACTGCGTGCGAACTCTTAGGAACTTAGTAATGAGGTGTCCAAGGTGTTTCCTACGGTATGTACATCACTCAACCTGGCCCACTGCAATTGTCCATGTGTGTGTTTTGTTAAGAACGAAGGATATGGAAATAAAACGGCTGCCCTTGTCCTGCCTAGGTGTTTTTGAGGGGTACATAAGGTGGCTGTGCCTACATTAGACAGGCATCCAGTACCGTGTTCCCGGAATCCAGTGGCAACGGCAAGAATATAGAGAGACTTGAGAGAGTACTTCGCTCCCTGCTTTGTTTCTCTTGCGCCGTTCTTTTGGCACAGTTCCGGTTATCGGCCAGTGGAGCTCCTTCCCAAGCTAGGTAGTCGCATATCTACCGTAGCAATGTGATTCGCACTCAAGACAAGGAAGGGGTAACGGGGTAGGGGTTCCATGGAGGGGCAAAAGCATTATTTGCTTGACTtgcttaaaaaaaaaagggaaagtcagaaaaaaagaaaatcccaTTCCATGTTTCACAGATGAAAAAAAGCCGTCCTGCTTTACCATACCGCACGCGCACGCAATTACTGTACTCAGGGGTCCAAGATTCGTATAATTTTCAACCGAGCCAGTAGCATTAGGTTTACAAACAGGCAAACACCTCGACGAATTTAGACGACATCTGACCGTTTCGTCGTACATGCTGTGGACCGACGAGGCAGGCGTAGCTAGCTGAAAGCGTGCTCTGTTACTCGTTGCTCCTCGCAAGTGGCACCACACCAACAGAGTCTATTAGCAATCAATCAAGCGACTACATCCGCTCGCTTCCTTGGCTGCATACCCAACAACTAACTTGCACTCGAACGATTCCGTCTTGCCCGTTGgttgtttttgctttttgcttttaattacacaagaagaagagcatCCGCCCCCTCCCCTCTCTCTATTTTGCGGGAAGCCGACTCTTTGATACACCAAGTCTGCCTTTACTTTTACCACGTACACGACAAAGCCGGAGGTCACCGCTTTATCCGTTTCAACTTTCGGGAACTGCCACACAAGCCCGGGCAGCCCATCACAATGTAAGCACTACAGTACTAAGCCAACCGCCCAGTGGACCGCTCGCGTGCCTCTTGCATTCAGTTCCCTGTTGAACCCCCGTGGCTGACGTCAATATTTCACAGATTTAATTGGAGCATCTGAAAGCAGCGAGCGCCATCGACGTTGCGGCGCACATCCACCATGGCAAAGCCCCGCCTCATCATTCTTATCAGGCACGCTCAGTCGGAAGGAAACAAGAAGCGCGAGATACACCAGACGATTCCCGACCACCGTGTGAAACTGACCCAGGATGGCTGGCAGCAAGCCTACGAAGCCGGACGTCGCCTGCGTTCCTTGCTGCGCGCCGATGACACGCTACAATTCTTCACCTCCCCCTATCGCCGAACCCGAGAAACTACCGAGGGCATCCTAGCCACTCTGACCGCCGACGAGCCCGACCCGTCACCCTTCAAGCGGGAGAAGATCAAGGTGTACGAGGAGCCGAGGCTACGCGAGCAGGACTTTGGCAACTTCCAGCCATGTAGCGCCGAAATGGAGCGCATGTGGCAGGAGCGCGCCGACTATGGCCACTTCTTCTACCGCATCCCAAACGGCGAGAGTGCTGCAGACGCCTACGACCGTGTCAGCGGTTTCAACGAGAGCTTGTGGCGCCAGTTTGGCGATGAAGACTTCGCGAGCGTCTGTGTCCTCGTGACTCACGGTCTCATGTCACGAGTCTTCCTCATGAAATGGTACCACTTTAGCGTCGAGTACTTTGAGGATCTACGCAATGTGAACCACTGCGAGTTTCTCATCATGCGCCAGAGAGAAGGCACTGGAAAGTACGACCTCGAGAACAAGCTTCGAACCTGGTCGGAGCTGCGTAGAGAGCGTGCTCAGCACCAGAAggaaaaggagaaggagagggTGGAGGCGAAAGATGCCACAAGTGGCAGCGCTGTAGTCGCGGCCAGGAGCATCAACGGCAGCACTAGCGTCAAGTCTACGGCACCATCGTCCTCAACCACATCACCTCGCCGTTGGGGCGGGTGCCCGGACGGCTGCAACCACGACAAAAACTTCAAGATCCGATCAGCATTGGCAGACCTCATCCAGCAGGACGGCACCAACGTGTACGATAACCCAACGCCAGCCACCAGTGTTCACTCCGGCCAGGAATCGGTCAAGAATGGGACAGAGGAGCCTGGCTCGACGGCCTCTGAAGCCGACGTATACCTcaacaagaagaagctcTTGACAAGCTCTTCTTCGACTTCCATATCGTCCACATCGATCGTCAGCCGGAGACCCAACGCACCTCGCCGCTTTCAATCGGGTGGTAGCGGAGATGCATCAGCCGCAGATGCGAGCGGGACCCCTCTTGTGATAGAGCCGGCCATTGACATTGATCGCGCACGTGATGAGGTTGTCAGCTCGCCCGATGGCACGCCGTCTTTTATCTCGGTGGATGTTCGTCTACGCTCGCAGGTTGAGTCGCCCAACAACAAACCGCCATTCCTGCACGTCGGTCGTGATTTTGGCGGTACTTATAGCGGCCACACCAGCGACGCCGACTCATCGGAGGATGAGACGGCCCGCAGCCGCATTGCCCGTGCTAAGCTCCAGTCACAGAAGAGTTCCAATCTGTCCGCGACGGTTACTATGGACCCACGAACCAAGGCCGGGGCATCCACAGTAGACGGAGCAGCCGATGCTGTCAAGCCCTGTTGTCATCACGGCAAGGCAAGCATCGACTCTGCGGCCGCCACTGCGACTACGATTGGAAATGGGACTAATAGCACCAAGGAAACCAAAAATGGTGACAAGCGCGACCGAAGCATCATGGGCCGCGGTGCTTATGCCAACAGGCTCGGGGATGCGCCGCACTGCGACCACCATCAGCACGATCACGACCACAGCGATCCAGATCTGCAAGAGAAGCAGGACAACGAGACTTCTGACAGCGACCATAACAGGACCGCCCAGGACTGGGATGGCGACGAGGTCGAGGTCGACGCCGAGCCAGAAGAGGGCCAACCTCTCGGCAGAACTCTGACTCAAGCCGAAAAGGAGGACAAGAGTCTCCGTGGCAGCGTATACTGAGAGAGCAATTTTGAGATCTGATTTGGCAGCTTGGTCTACCAGATAAATGATGCGGGTCTATGACATATATATCTTATCTACTTGAGCATTTCACCGCGACCGGAACTTGTTGGCATGACTTCTATATCACGACTTAGTATTAGTACTGTAGTATATTGAGACTTGATACTGGCGGCGATACATGTAAACTAGCGGGCGTTATTTCTGACGAAATTAGAATAAATGAAAAAGCCAATTTATGTCATTTAAACAAACTTCTCAACTCGCGAGGGGATCGTATGACAGGTGCCTTGCATCTAGTCTCATATTCGTGACACAGCGAAGCACCTTATACAGTCAGTAGTCACATAATGATAACGGCTTGAGACGTATTGCCTATCCAATGACTTGTATTCTGTTACTTGGTAAAGACAAGAATTGTAATAATAAATTAAATGACATACTCGACCTCAGGTTTACACTGCCTGGGGTCGTGGATAGGGCCACATTAGAACAAAGGACCGTTTCTTTTCCAATACCTCATATCAAACGAACTCGCCTCACCAAATCTCGCATGTAGGCTCCTTGATGGGGCAGTTGTAGGCCTGTTTGAAACCGCGCGAGTTCATCATGGCGGTGCCCATAATGCGCCACATGTTTGGCGAATGTTCATCACCAATAACGCGTTGAGTGAGGGCCTCTGGAGTGTATTTGGAGCACCTGGAAACAAGGTATCGGTTAGCAGTCTGATGCGAGTCTGTCGCGTCCCAGCTTGGGTCCGTAGTGCGAGTTGACCTACCAAACATTGCCAAAAGCAACATAGAAAAGCTGCTCCTTAGTAAAGAACTCGAGTCCAGGCAGGTGCGGGTCAGGTGTGTCCTTGGTGCGAGCTTGCCACGCCGAGAATGCGGCCGAGAGACCTCCAGCATCGGCAATATTCTCTCCCAATGTCTGCTCACCATTGACGTGGATGGTGCCGTTGGTGCCTTGGACTGTAAAGTTGCTATACTCCTTGACAAAGCAATCCGCCCGCTTCGTGAACTCCTCAATCGTCTTGTTGGACCACCAATCTTTCAAGTAACCGTTGAGATCGTAGAGTCGGCCGTTGTTGTCAAACGCATGGCTCAGCTCATGACCAGCGACAGCGCCGAAGCCGGCGTAGTTGATGTAATTGGGGAGGCCTTCCCCAAACAGAGGGAATTGCATGATGGCAGCCGGGAACACAATCTCATTGTACGGGGGGTTGTAGTAGGCATTGACTGTGGATGCAGTCATTCCCCACGTGCTCTTGTCGGTGGGTTTACCGAGCTGGGCCCAGCTCTCTCTAACCTCGAAGCGTTGGAACTCCAGTGTGTTGTTGAAGTGGCTGGAACCAAGGCTCAGAGAAGCGTAGTAGTCCTTGAGTGCCTGCGGGTTCGTGATGTTGGGTGACTGCTCCGGATAGCCTATCTTCTGCACAATGTTCTTGACCTTCTCCTTGGCGACTTTCTGAGCATCCTTGTCCATCCAATCGGCAGCGTCGATCCTTCCACTAAAGACATCCTTGATATCAAGGATGACCTGATTTCCGAGATCTTTGGCCTTCGCAGAGAAAGCAGCTTCGACATAGAAGCGTGACAAGGTCCAGCCGAGCCCAGAGTCGACAGCAGAGAGGCACGTCCTGTACCGTTCAGGGGTCGCGTCAGGGTCCTATAAGTTTGTCAGTCATGTCGATACGAGAAACACGGTAGAAATACGTGTTCATGTGAGGACTGTGCTTACTCTACCACCTAGCTTGTTGTTAAATTGGGTCAAGGGCTTGAGCTCTGGGGCATCGACGGCGCTCGCCAGAGCCTGAATAACTTTCCACTGCAAGAAACCCTTGACTGTTTCAGCCTTGGTGGAGCTCAAGATTTGGGAGACGTTGCCCAAGAATTCAGGATAGGCAGTAATCATGCGGTCAATCGTGTAGTTGGACGGAGCCAGAGCCTTCAAAACCTTGTCGATGCCAAGTTGCGGGGCAAGTTTGGCAGTGTCTTGAAGCGACATTACATTGTAAGTCTTGGTGACATCTCGAAGCTGAGACAAACTCGGGGTGATAGCGGCAATATCCTTCTCCAGCTTGACGATGGACTCCGCAAGACCTTTAGCTTCCGTTGTAGCATTGGGAAGAACAGACTTCAAGACCTGCTGCATGGCGTCTTGGTAGGCTGATACAACACTGTCGTCGGAATAGTAGGCTTTTGAGGAGAGACCAGGAGCAGTACGTGGCGAGGCAGATATCACGATGACATTGGGATCTTTGTCGTCGGCGGAAGCGCCCAGGTTCTCAAAGTGAGGAATTCCAAGCTTCTCCATGTAGAGGATAGTATCAGAAAGGTCCTTGGTATCCTTGATTGTGGACGAGACCTCGGAAAGAACCACCTGGATGGGCTCTATGCCGACTTTCTTGAGCTCGTCGACAGCCATGCATGAGTTGTAGGCTCGCTGCAGCTGATTAAAGTTCTCACGATCAATATCTGCGGGGTCGACGGCGAGGTTCCTGGGAGAGAAGTTGGAGTGTGTCGACTGGTCAGGATAGGGGCTCTCGAGGATGGTGCGCAACAGGGTCTGGCCATTGTCACTCATCAAGGAGAGGGCATTGGCCAGACCTTGGTCACTCCTCAAGCTATGAACCTGCCGCCACCCGCCACAGACCATCTCGTCAAAGTTGGTGCAGGCATCAAGCTGTTGATACTTTGGCGAGAGGTTATATAGGAATTCGGAGGCGGCGTGAACGCACGCGGGCGTCAGGCAAAGGGCGCCTGAGGAATTCATGCTGCTGCCACGTGGGTTGACTGTCCGGGCCACATGGGCAGGTGGTGTTAGTGGATGCTTAGAGAACGGTTGTGGTGGTTGAGTGTCACGAGTGCGGCAGAATGTGAACAATAGCGAGGAAGATGGAGGTGGTATGGATGGAAAAGCATGGTGATAGGTAAACAGCGCGATGCTACTTGAAATAAGAATAAGGGGTACGGTTGAGGCTTACCAGCAAGCACAACTATGGTGACGACTAAAGCAACAGCGACAAGAAGCAACAGGGCGGCGAGAACTGCCCGGTCGCGCCTCCAGGCTTTTATTTTCTCCCAGAGGGCAGGCTGCGAGGATCTCGACTCCTCGTCCTGTCTAGCCAGCAGTGGGGTGGACTCATTAGCTGCAGAGCGGCCAGCATGGCCGTGGCTCCGAGTGTCGTCCACGCGTGGATCTGCGGCCGGGGATGCCATTGGTGAGGGGAGCCTTGTCTGTCCTTCCGGCAATTACCACTACCGGTAATGGTAGGTGAGTAGGGTAGGGGCCTAGGTTAGGCAAAGTACCGTAGGTACCGTACGTAAAGGATAGTAGTACCGGTGAAAGAGTAAGGTACTTGAACTTGAATCCCTAGGTTGGGACTGATAAGCTTGGCGGGTAACAGAGGTTGGGGTGGTGCAAAGTCGGGGAAAGGATAATTTGGATGACGCCGTGTTCCGAGGACCTGCCTTGACGGAACTAGCTTGTGTCCTGATTGCTTGCTCTGTGTCACGATGATCTCTCCTCTCAATGGCAACAGCCGCGGTTGCGTTGTGGTTGGGTGGATGAGATGGAGAAGGAGCAATCAAGAAATGAAGTGAATAAGGAATCAAACAGCAGATGATGAAtgcattgattgattgatggcGGGCGGAGTAATGCACCGACGATCACTCGTAATGACGCGCGAAACGTATTTGGAGCGGCACAGCACGGCCAAAGCTAACGCGATTCGGACCTTCTTAGGCAGCCCCCCGAACAACCTTACCAAAGTTTGCCAAGCAAGCTCTGAGCTTTGAGGCTGCTGCTAATGGGACGATGCTTAAATTAATTTGCCGTGTTTAGtactgtacctaggtatgtactAGACGTAGGTACTACGTGCGGAGTAGTATTCCTGCCTGAGGTTGGTAAATCAAGGTGGAGTCTCCGCAAAAGCAACTGAGATGTCTCACGCTGATCTTCTCATAGCTGATGTTTCTGTGACCCCAAGCTCTCGGCAGAACGGCACCAGTGCTAGGCATATGCTTGTTTTTACCATTCCTGCCAAAGCCGCATAAGAAAGGTACAGAGCAAGAGCACATACATACACTGCATAGGAGCCTTCTTTCCACCTGATTACTAGACTAGCTCTATCTCATTCTACCCCTGTGCAAGGCACGAGTCTTCTGTAGTGTGCATGGTCGGTCCAAAAATCCTTTGATTTTGATTTTTGTGCATGAGTTGACTAGGTAGGTTggtaattacctacctagttgtCTGGAAGCAAACGattccaaaaagaaaaagaaaagtgtAGCGTACCGTAAAGCAAAGGGTTCTATAATAAAGAAAAAGCTTACGAAGTGCGAGCGATTTGTTTCCCCCAGCACCCTTGCGCTTTCTTTCCTACGGACATTTCTCCATCGCCCGCACTCCTCATCCCCGCTTCTCCAACTGGAGGAGCAACAGCGCTATCGATGGCCCACCCGCCCCCTCTCGTCCCCCAAGCTCGCCCCGACTCTACTGCACCAGTAGTAGCAGTAATAAGAGTGCAGTTAATCTTTgtaattttttttcaaacCTAGGTACTTGATGCAGAGGACATTCGATTCAAAAGTGATGTTGCTGCATTCTGATGTACCCAGACTGTCGCCTTTTTGCCACGCGTTCGCTTTTAGCGCTTTCAGGTTTGCCCCGAAAGCTGAGAAAAGAATTGTCGGTACAATAGTACGTATTTCGGCTGCAGCACTTGAGACGGGCTTACCGCGTAAATGAATCAACGACCTTGCCTTGATTTTCTGGTTCAAGACTCCCGGTGTAGCCAATGAAAACGGCCGGCCCGGTTCAGACGGGGGTGGAGGCGACGTTGCGGTGTCTAGAGCCCTTCGCCGTTCCGACCGACTGGCATTACCAGGCGCATTACTCCCGACTTTGTCCGCGCCAAGTTCGACAAAGTGAGTCGTTTACAGGCCCCTTACCCTGGGCTAGCCCTGTTCGAGTCGAATTGCGGTTCCCACTACGCATATTCCACGGAGTTCAACTCCAGTATCCCGGCCCCCAGCATTGGATCGGCACTCCAGAACTATGAagaaaaaatgaaaaaaaaaataaaaaatcgtGCGGATTCAAGGAGGGTTACTTGCAGCTTCTTGGCTGACGGTGGGTTGATgatccagaaaaaaaaaggaaaaaacttCACAAACCACACCGATGGAGCCCATTTTAGCGAGAGCCCCATGTTTTTCTGCTATGATCGCTCTCTATTGGCTCCTGTGACAGCCCACGAAGCATACCGGTAAGAGCTATCATCGTCAGTAGTATTATATATATGACAGAAAGCAAACTCTATCTTTTTATACTCTCATCACGCGATCCTGATCGGCATCCCGCAGATTTTCCTCATCTTACTTAGTCTGGTCAGATCGCTGCGTAACATCCGCCAATCAATATACGGTTGAACGTGGTACATACTTGTCTCGACCCGTTAATCATACTACGCCAGCATGTCAACTCCGGAGGCTAAGGAGATGGGCCACGTTGACCCCGGTGCCAACTGCCTCTCAGGAGGGCATGGTGAAGGACTCGTCATGGACCCTTCGCGGCGTGCTGTGGTAGAAAAGTCCATGAAGCGAAAGGTCAGTGCAGTCACTCCATGCTTAATGTTGCCTGCAAGTGGATCAAGGGGATAAAAGACTAACGTAGAAATATGTGTAAAACAGCTGGATCTCCGGTGTTCGTTGTTTGTATTGATCTACATCATGAACTACCTCGATGTAAGATTTGCCGAGGCTCGGTTCCCTATCATGGTGGCTCATAACATCCCTACGCAGCTAACTCTGAGATCCCGCTACAAAGCGCAACAACATTGCGGCAGCCCGTCTCGGAACGCTTGAGAAGGATCTCAACCTCGAGTACAACCAATATGCAACATGTCTTTCTATTCTCTACGTGGGATATATTCTTATGCAGGGTATGCATCTGCCCAACGACCCAACGTGAAAGTGAAAAACACCTCGATCAGCAGGCTTACTTGAGTACTCCTTGGCCAGTTCCTTCAAATATCTTCATCAACCGTATCGAAAGGCCGTCCTTGTACATTGCCTGTGCAATGCTTCTTTGGGGGCTTATATCCACTCTCTCGGGTAACGCCCAGACCTTTGCACACATGGTGGTCATTCGATTCTTTCTCGGCTTTGTTGAAGCTGCATTCCTGCCCGGCGCGCTTCTGCTGCTCAGCAAATGGTACACCCGCAAGGAACTGGCCCTGAGGAACGCCATTCTCTTCTGTGGAAACCTCATCAGCAACGCGTTTTCGGCCCTCGTTGGTGCCGGTGTCTTGTCCAACATGCATGGGTATGGATCTGAACTGAACTGACGTCTTCTCTCACGATCCGGCCACCTTTGCTAAAATTCGCACAACGTAAAACAGCGTTCTCGGGCACTCTGCTTGGAGATGGCTATTCTGGAGTAAGTTCACAAGCACAATCACACTATAATCCGAGCCCAATACTaatcagcaaaaaaaaaaaaagtcgaggGTGCCATTACTATGCTGATAGCAATCAGTGCCATGTTCATCCTGCCTGATCTCCCGCACAACTCGAAGGGTTTCACTGAGGAGGAACGTCATGTTGCTCAGTTGCGTATGACGGAGGATGTAGGAGAAGCCGACGTGGATTCGGCCGAGCAGGGCATGTTCGATGGCCTGATCATGACGCTCAAGGACTTCAAGGTCTACTTGTGGGTTACAGCATAATATGCTTCCTGCCCTGTCCATGACATGCTAACCCCCCCTATTTTCCACAACAGGATGTGCATCATCTTCACTTGCTACGTTATTGGCCTGTCCTTCAACGCATTCTTCCCCAGTCTGACTGGCACCCTCGGGTTCGATTACGTTCCCACTTTGCTCATGAGCTCACCCCCATGGGCTTTCTCCTGCATCGTGTCCCTCATCAATGCATGGCACTCTGACAAGACTCAGGAAAAGGTATACCACTTTCAGACTCCAAAGTACATTCGCTTTGGTTTCCCTGTTTTTCTTATTGTTTTTCAACGAGAGAAGTCGGGAACAGATGCTGACAATGCCCACCGTGTAACTCCAGTTCTGGCACATCGTCGGCCCTGTCTTTGTGGGCATCATTGGTTTCGTCATATCGATGGCAACTGACAACACGGCTGGCCGCTACGTGGCCCTATTCCTCCAGGCATCATCCTATGCCGGCTTTATAGTCTTTTACTCGTGGATCAGCTCCTCTTTCCCCCGTCCACCCGCCAAGCGTGCCGTCGCTTTAGCCCTGGTCAACGCCTTCTCGCAGCTGGGCAACGTGGCCGGCTCGTACGTGTGGAACCTTAAGGCCAACGGGTACCGCCTCAGCTACGCCATCGTGCTTGTCATGTTCGTCATCACCGCCGTCGGCTGCTGGGTCTTTCGCCTGATCCTTCAGAACCTCAACAAGAAGCTCGACGAGGGTGAAGCGGCCTGGGAAACGCAGGCAGACGTTGCACAGCAGACGGCTGCCGTGGAGAAGCTCGGCGATTCGGATGATCAGCGCTTGGAGAGGATGCGTAGGCAGTTCCGTTATATGGTctgatttttattttctttttttctgttctgGTACAGGCAGTTGTATATGGGCTGGCTTACAGTCTAGTAAAAAGTGACCAATTATACGGATAAAGTCTGTCGGATAAGAAACTATCAACCCTGTGATGAGTGATGACAGTACTAGCTCCTGTGTGGGGCCGTTGAGACTCTAAAATCACATAAGCTTTGCCTAGACTTGCTTGGTTggcttttgttctttttgcttATTTTCCCACCTCTCTCaatttccaaaaaaaaagaaaaaaaaaagaaaaatcacCGCGTCATGAACTCAAATTGTACCCGGAATGTTACTGGAGTATATCTATCTATCTACTCAACCATCTGCATGGCACTCGTTGACCGATCCGGCTCGTTATGTACTGCAGTCAGTGCTTCCTCTAATACTCATCAATATACACTTATATCATGACACAACCCATTACTTTTCAAGTGCAAAGCCAAAGTGGATGGTGAAAATTGGATTTTCAGGTAACGATGAGTATATATATATCAAGGTGCCACTCGGTGCAAACCCATTCACCCAGATAAATGACTCATAGTCCCACGAACATATAATGCTGTCATTTGATATTTAGATCACGCACGGCCGGTCTCTATTGACAAAGGCTGACTTGACATTCTAAATGTTCTCGGTAGCATGATTGGATACAAAAATAACCCAAAG
The Pyricularia oryzae 70-15 chromosome 1, whole genome shotgun sequence DNA segment above includes these coding regions:
- a CDS encoding phosphoglycerate mutase family domain-containing protein, which codes for MAKPRLIILIRHAQSEGNKKREIHQTIPDHRVKLTQDGWQQAYEAGRRLRSLLRADDTLQFFTSPYRRTRETTEGILATLTADEPDPSPFKREKIKVYEEPRLREQDFGNFQPCSAEMERMWQERADYGHFFYRIPNGESAADAYDRVSGFNESLWRQFGDEDFASVCVLVTHGLMSRVFLMKWYHFSVEYFEDLRNVNHCEFLIMRQREGTGKYDLENKLRTWSELRRERAQHQKEKEKERVEAKDATSGSAVVAARSINGSTSVKSTAPSSSTTSPRRWGGCPDGCNHDKNFKIRSALADLIQQDGTNVYDNPTPATSVHSGQESVKNGTEEPGSTASEADVYLNKKKLLTSSSSTSISSTSIVSRRPNAPRRFQSGGSGDASAADASGTPLVIEPAIDIDRARDEVVSSPDGTPSFISVDVRLRSQVESPNNKPPFLHVGRDFGGTYSGHTSDADSSEDETARSRIARAKLQSQKSSNLSATVTMDPRTKAGASTVDGAADAVKPCCHHGKASIDSAAATATTIGNGTNSTKETKNGDKRDRSIMGRGAYANRLGDAPHCDHHQHDHDHSDPDLQEKQDNETSDSDHNRTAQDWDGDEVEVDAEPEEGQPLGRTLTQAEKEDKSLRGSVY
- a CDS encoding tartrate transporter encodes the protein MSTPEAKEMGHVDPGANCLSGGHGEGLVMDPSRRAVVEKSMKRKLDLRCSLFVLIYIMNYLDRNNIAAARLGTLEKDLNLEYNQYATCLSILYVGYILMQVPSNIFINRIERPSLYIACAMLLWGLISTLSGNAQTFAHMVVIRFFLGFVEAAFLPGALLLLSKWYTRKELALRNAILFCGNLISNAFSALVGAGVLSNMHGVLGHSAWRWLFWIEGAITMLIAISAMFILPDLPHNSKGFTEEERHVAQLRMTEDVGEADVDSAEQGMFDGLIMTLKDFKVYLMCIIFTCYVIGLSFNAFFPSLTGTLGFDYVPTLLMSSPPWAFSCIVSLINAWHSDKTQEKFWHIVGPVFVGIIGFVISMATDNTAGRYVALFLQASSYAGFIVFYSWISSSFPRPPAKRAVALALVNAFSQLGNVAGSYVWNLKANGYRLSYAIVLVMFVITAVGCWVFRLILQNLNKKLDEGEAAWETQADVAQQTAAVEKLGDSDDQRLERMRRQFRYMV